Proteins found in one Aquibium microcysteis genomic segment:
- the guaA gene encoding glutamine-hydrolyzing GMP synthase: MSTIPHPDSILIIDFGSQVTQLIARRVRETGVYCEIWPFQKAQEGFDRLAPKGVIFSGGPDSVTREGSPRAPQAVFEAGVPILAICYGQQTMAEQLGGTVEGGHAAEFGRADVEILKASPLFDGVWEVGGRYPVWMSHGDRVTRAPKGFEIIGTSENAPFAICVDEARRYYTTMFHPEVVHTPDGGKLLANFVHRIVGLKSDWTMSAYRAEMVQKIRDQVGSGRVLCALSGGVDSSVAAVLIHEAVGDQLTCVYVDHGLMRLGESEQVVGMFRDHFNIPLVHVDASDLFIGQLEGEADPETKRKTIGRLFIEVFEEQAKKIAEDGRGAPTFLAQGTLYPDVIESVSFSGGPSVTIKSHHNVGGLPARMNMTLVEPLRELFKDEVRALGRELGLPESFIGRHPFPGPGLAIRLPGGVTREKLDILRKADAIYIEEIRKAGLYDKIWQAFSVLLPVQTVGVMGDGRTYDRVLALRAVTSVDGMTADFFPFDMNFLGRAATRIINEVKGVNRVVYDVTSKPPGTIEWE; the protein is encoded by the coding sequence ATGAGCACGATCCCCCATCCCGACAGCATCCTCATCATCGATTTCGGCAGTCAGGTGACGCAGCTGATCGCCCGGCGCGTTCGCGAAACCGGTGTCTACTGCGAGATCTGGCCGTTCCAGAAGGCGCAGGAAGGCTTCGACAGGCTCGCGCCGAAGGGGGTCATCTTCTCCGGCGGGCCGGACTCGGTGACCCGTGAGGGATCGCCGCGCGCGCCGCAGGCGGTGTTCGAGGCGGGCGTGCCCATCCTCGCCATCTGCTACGGCCAGCAGACCATGGCGGAACAGCTCGGCGGCACGGTCGAGGGCGGGCACGCGGCGGAATTCGGCCGCGCCGACGTCGAGATCCTGAAGGCCTCGCCGCTGTTCGACGGCGTCTGGGAGGTGGGCGGGCGCTATCCGGTCTGGATGAGCCATGGCGACCGCGTCACCCGGGCGCCCAAGGGCTTCGAGATCATCGGAACCTCCGAGAACGCGCCCTTCGCGATCTGCGTGGACGAGGCGCGGCGCTACTACACCACGATGTTCCATCCCGAGGTCGTGCACACGCCCGACGGGGGTAAGCTGCTCGCCAACTTCGTGCACCGTATCGTCGGGCTGAAATCGGACTGGACCATGTCCGCCTACCGCGCCGAGATGGTGCAGAAGATACGCGACCAGGTCGGTTCCGGCCGCGTGCTCTGCGCGCTGTCGGGCGGCGTCGACTCCTCCGTCGCGGCGGTGCTGATCCACGAGGCAGTCGGCGACCAGCTGACCTGCGTCTATGTCGACCACGGCCTGATGCGGCTGGGCGAGAGCGAGCAGGTGGTCGGCATGTTCCGCGACCACTTCAACATCCCGCTCGTCCATGTCGACGCCTCCGACCTGTTCATCGGCCAGCTCGAGGGCGAGGCCGATCCCGAGACCAAGCGCAAGACGATCGGGCGCCTGTTCATCGAGGTGTTCGAGGAACAGGCGAAGAAGATCGCCGAGGACGGGCGCGGCGCGCCGACCTTCCTCGCCCAGGGCACGCTCTATCCCGACGTGATCGAGAGCGTCTCCTTCTCGGGCGGGCCGTCGGTCACCATCAAGAGCCACCACAATGTCGGCGGCCTGCCCGCGCGCATGAACATGACGCTGGTGGAGCCGCTGCGCGAACTGTTCAAGGACGAGGTGCGGGCGCTCGGCCGCGAGCTCGGCCTTCCCGAAAGCTTCATCGGCCGCCATCCCTTCCCGGGTCCGGGTCTGGCGATCCGCCTGCCGGGCGGTGTGACGCGCGAAAAGCTCGATATCCTGCGCAAGGCAGACGCCATCTATATCGAAGAGATCCGCAAGGCTGGCCTCTACGACAAGATCTGGCAGGCTTTCTCGGTGCTGCTCCCGGTCCAGACGGTCGGCGTCATGGGCGACGGCCGCACCTACGACCGCGTGCTGGCGTTGCGCGCGGTGACGTCGGTCGACGGCATGACCGCCGACTTCTTCCCCTTCGACATGAATTTCCTCGGCCGCGCCGCAACCCGCATCATCAACGAGGTCAAGGGCGTCAACCGGGTCGTCTACGACGTGACGAGCAAGCCGCCGGGGACCATCGAGTGGGAATGA
- a CDS encoding 5'-methylthioadenosine/S-adenosylhomocysteine nucleosidase (Enables the cleavage of the glycosidic bond in both 5'-methylthioadenosine and S-adenosylhomocysteine) has translation MSAPSGPPPFKDVAGRRILYVMAAAAEYGPHLQARFQPLMTGVGPVEAAVEVTRALALIERTDRAPDLVVSLGSAGSRVLEQTEVYQAVSVGYRDMDASPLGFARGATPFLDLPAVVPLPLRIAGVPQATLSTGANIVSGTAYDAIAEDMVDMETFAVLRACQRFDVPLIALRGISDGAADLRHVGDWTEYLHVIDEKLAAVVDRLEVAIAAGLIVEASG, from the coding sequence ATGAGCGCGCCGTCCGGCCCTCCGCCCTTCAAGGACGTCGCCGGCCGCCGCATCCTCTACGTAATGGCGGCCGCCGCCGAATACGGGCCGCATCTGCAGGCGAGGTTCCAGCCGCTCATGACGGGTGTCGGTCCCGTCGAGGCGGCGGTCGAGGTCACCCGCGCCCTGGCGCTGATCGAGCGCACCGACCGGGCGCCGGATCTCGTCGTCTCGCTCGGGTCGGCCGGCAGCCGCGTGCTGGAGCAGACCGAGGTCTACCAGGCCGTCTCCGTCGGCTATCGCGACATGGATGCCTCCCCGCTTGGTTTCGCCCGCGGCGCCACCCCCTTCCTCGACCTGCCGGCCGTCGTGCCGCTGCCGCTGCGGATCGCCGGTGTGCCGCAGGCGACGCTGTCGACGGGTGCGAACATCGTCTCCGGCACCGCCTACGACGCGATCGCCGAGGACATGGTCGACATGGAGACCTTCGCGGTCCTGCGCGCCTGCCAGCGCTTCGACGTGCCGCTGATCGCGCTGCGCGGCATCTCAGACGGCGCGGCCGATCTGCGCCATGTCGGCGACTGGACCGAGTATCTGCACGTCATCGACGAGAAGCTTGCAGCGGTGGTGGACCGGCTGGAAGTGGCGATCGCCGCCGGACTCATCGTGGAGGCGAGCGGGTAG
- a CDS encoding PaaI family thioesterase, producing MPDITDEPTDYERRVRSSFDRQAVMKTIGAVLTQVTPGMVEIEMPFSEPLTQQHGFLHAGIISTALDSACGYAAFSLMPADAAVLTIEFKVNMLAPGRGERFLFRGSVTKPGRTIIVADGQAYAFSASGEAKLVATMTGTMMVVTGREGIAG from the coding sequence ATGCCCGACATCACCGACGAACCCACCGACTACGAACGCCGTGTGCGGTCGAGTTTCGACCGCCAGGCGGTGATGAAGACCATCGGCGCCGTGCTGACGCAGGTCACCCCCGGCATGGTCGAGATCGAGATGCCGTTTTCCGAGCCGCTGACCCAGCAGCACGGGTTCCTGCATGCCGGCATCATCTCAACCGCGCTGGATTCGGCCTGCGGATATGCGGCCTTCTCGCTGATGCCGGCGGATGCGGCCGTCCTCACCATCGAGTTCAAGGTGAACATGCTGGCGCCCGGCAGGGGCGAGCGCTTCCTGTTCAGGGGCTCGGTCACGAAGCCTGGCCGCACGATCATCGTTGCGGACGGCCAGGCCTATGCCTTCAGCGCGAGTGGCGAAGCCAAGCTCGTCGCGACCATGACCGGCACGATGATGGTGGTGACGGGCCGCGAGGGCATCGCCGGATGA
- a CDS encoding TspO/MBR family protein, whose translation MNRRRLATHIAFLVLVVGGGLLIGATNTPDGWYASLAKPPFNPPNWIFGPVWTILYVAIAVAGARTWLRDRRGAAMTLWWGQLVLNFLWSPAFFTLHSIGGAMVVVTGMAVAVAAFIAASWRHDRPAALLFVPYLAWVCFAGLLNGSILWLNGSPVAVQ comes from the coding sequence ATGAACCGCCGCAGACTGGCGACCCACATCGCCTTCCTCGTGCTCGTCGTCGGCGGAGGGCTCCTGATCGGCGCCACCAACACGCCCGACGGTTGGTATGCCTCCCTGGCCAAGCCGCCGTTCAACCCGCCGAACTGGATCTTCGGGCCGGTCTGGACGATCCTCTACGTCGCGATCGCGGTGGCCGGCGCGCGGACCTGGCTTCGCGACCGGCGCGGCGCGGCGATGACCTTGTGGTGGGGACAGCTCGTCCTCAATTTCCTCTGGTCGCCGGCCTTCTTCACGCTGCATTCGATCGGCGGAGCGATGGTCGTCGTCACGGGAATGGCCGTCGCGGTCGCTGCCTTCATCGCGGCGTCGTGGCGGCACGACCGGCCGGCCGCCCTGCTCTTCGTCCCCTACCTCGCCTGGGTCTGCTTCGCCGGGCTGCTCAACGGGTCGATCCTTTGGCTCAACGGATCGCCGGTTGCAGTGCAATAG
- a CDS encoding cyclic nucleotide-binding domain-containing protein, whose protein sequence is MDEFLEQFTDPSKFVGHINYILVILSVSMSSMRWLRIFAIASGITGVIYYGFLVSDLISATWEFIFTTVNAIQLALVLLANRSRRVSDDEKLFIDTVLPSLEGNLRTRMLKLGRWETKAPGEVLIEEGQEAPQLVFIARGAASVEKSDRLIGVCGPGDFLGEMSFLSGKPASATVRVANEIRCCVYDPAELRALLQRNPPIRQALELSFNRNLVGKLDRMNETRHASA, encoded by the coding sequence ATGGACGAGTTCCTCGAACAGTTCACGGATCCGAGCAAGTTCGTCGGCCACATAAACTACATCCTCGTCATCCTCTCGGTCTCGATGAGCAGCATGCGCTGGCTGCGCATCTTCGCCATCGCGTCGGGCATCACCGGGGTGATCTACTACGGGTTCCTGGTCTCGGACCTGATCAGCGCCACCTGGGAATTCATCTTCACCACCGTGAACGCGATCCAGCTCGCGCTGGTGCTCCTCGCCAACCGCAGCCGCCGCGTGAGCGACGACGAGAAGCTGTTCATCGACACGGTCCTGCCGTCGCTGGAAGGCAATCTGCGCACCCGCATGCTGAAGCTCGGCCGATGGGAGACGAAGGCGCCGGGCGAGGTGCTGATCGAGGAGGGGCAGGAGGCGCCGCAGCTGGTCTTCATCGCCCGCGGCGCGGCCAGCGTCGAAAAGAGTGATCGGCTGATCGGGGTCTGCGGACCGGGCGACTTCCTCGGCGAGATGAGCTTCCTCTCCGGCAAGCCGGCCTCGGCCACGGTGCGCGTCGCCAACGAGATCCGCTGCTGCGTCTACGATCCGGCCGAACTGCGGGCGCTGCTGCAGCGCAACCCGCCGATCCGTCAGGCGTTGGAGCTGAGCTTCAACCGGAACCTCGTCGGCAAGCTGGACCGGATGAACGAAACCCGGCACGCGTCCGCCTGA
- a CDS encoding RsmB/NOP family class I SAM-dependent RNA methyltransferase, with the protein MRTGGRLAAAIEVLADIQTRHRPAADALKDWGLSHRFAGAGDRGAIGNIVYDALRRRRSAAHLLGADTPRALAFGALLLEWGETAAGLNASLEGDRFAPAPLDESELAAIAANPLDAAPDAVRADVPDWCAPLLRQAFGADWVEESRALSDRPPLDLRVNTLRADRERILRELAGMKAAPTRLAPHGIRIPPIEGSGRHPNVQAEPAFAKGWMEVQDEGSQVAARLAGAEPGMQVLDYCAGAGGKTLALSADMDNRGQLFAHDSEKQRLAPIFDRLRRSETRNVQVMSRADELAALEGRMDLVLVDAPCTGSGTWRRRPDAKWRLTERQLEVRMAEQDGILAAASRFVRPGGRLVYVTCSLFPLENAERLQRFLASNAAFTPVDHVALFETCFPGEGGSARIDPAGGISLSPARSGTDGFYVGVMVRRD; encoded by the coding sequence ATGCGCACAGGCGGACGACTGGCTGCGGCCATCGAGGTTCTCGCGGACATCCAGACACGCCACAGGCCCGCGGCCGACGCGCTGAAGGACTGGGGTCTGTCGCACCGCTTCGCGGGTGCAGGTGATCGCGGCGCCATCGGCAACATCGTGTACGACGCGCTTCGCCGCCGCCGCTCGGCTGCCCATCTGCTCGGCGCGGACACGCCGCGGGCGCTGGCCTTCGGCGCGCTGCTCCTGGAATGGGGCGAGACCGCGGCCGGGCTGAACGCCTCGCTCGAGGGCGACCGCTTCGCGCCGGCGCCGCTGGACGAGTCGGAACTCGCCGCCATCGCGGCCAATCCGCTGGACGCTGCCCCCGACGCCGTACGCGCGGACGTTCCGGACTGGTGCGCGCCGCTGCTCCGGCAAGCCTTCGGCGCCGACTGGGTGGAGGAGAGCAGGGCCCTCTCGGACCGTCCGCCGCTCGATCTGCGGGTCAACACGCTGCGTGCCGATCGCGAGCGCATCCTGCGCGAACTCGCCGGGATGAAGGCCGCACCGACGCGGCTGGCGCCGCACGGCATCCGCATTCCGCCGATAGAAGGCAGCGGACGCCACCCGAACGTCCAGGCGGAGCCGGCCTTCGCGAAGGGCTGGATGGAGGTGCAGGACGAGGGGTCGCAGGTCGCCGCCCGGCTGGCGGGCGCCGAACCCGGCATGCAGGTGCTCGACTACTGTGCCGGAGCCGGCGGGAAGACCCTGGCGCTGTCGGCCGACATGGACAATCGCGGCCAGCTCTTCGCCCATGATTCCGAGAAGCAGCGGCTCGCACCGATCTTCGACCGCCTGCGCCGTTCCGAGACGCGCAACGTGCAGGTGATGTCGCGCGCGGACGAACTCGCGGCGCTCGAAGGGCGGATGGACCTCGTCCTCGTCGATGCTCCCTGCACCGGCTCGGGCACGTGGCGCCGCCGGCCCGATGCGAAATGGCGGCTGACCGAGCGCCAGCTCGAGGTGCGGATGGCCGAGCAGGACGGGATCCTCGCCGCGGCCAGCCGGTTCGTGAGGCCGGGCGGCCGGCTCGTCTACGTCACCTGCTCGCTGTTCCCACTGGAGAATGCGGAGCGCCTGCAGCGCTTTCTCGCCTCGAACGCCGCCTTCACGCCGGTGGACCATGTCGCGCTGTTCGAGACCTGCTTCCCGGGCGAGGGCGGCTCGGCGCGCATCGACCCCGCGGGCGGCATCTCGCTTTCGCCCGCGCGCAGCGGTACCGATGGATTCTACGTCGGCGTGATGGTCCGCCGCGATTGA
- a CDS encoding hydrogen peroxide-inducible genes activator, whose translation MIRLSVRQMEYFDALAETLHFGRAAELVGVSQPALSSQIAEMEEKLDCKLFERSRSGIRITEEARQLRPRIERILADIRDVEAIARRGRRPMEGRFRLGMIPTVAPYLLPAVLPLARRSYPDLQLELREAVTGTLVEETLSGRLDAFVAALPIEEPGLVAEPLFEDRFYLAVPRDDPEFHSPPVPPESPALERLMLLEEGHCLRDQALAVCRSVRPLALSSYGATSLTTLLQMVSHGLGLTLIPEIALQTVTAMRDMKVVPFADPQPSRRICLVWRRNGPRPEEYRTIGRLIADAHGLEAASG comes from the coding sequence ATGATCCGCCTTTCCGTTCGCCAGATGGAGTATTTCGACGCGCTTGCCGAGACCCTCCATTTCGGGCGGGCGGCCGAACTCGTCGGCGTGTCGCAGCCGGCGCTGTCGTCGCAGATCGCGGAGATGGAGGAGAAGCTCGACTGCAAGCTGTTCGAGCGCAGCCGCAGCGGCATCCGCATCACAGAGGAGGCGCGGCAGCTGCGCCCCCGCATCGAGCGGATCCTGGCCGACATTCGCGACGTGGAGGCGATCGCCCGGCGCGGCCGGCGGCCGATGGAAGGCCGCTTCCGGCTGGGCATGATCCCGACCGTCGCCCCCTACCTGCTGCCGGCGGTCCTGCCGCTCGCGAGGCGCAGTTATCCCGACCTCCAGCTCGAGCTGCGCGAGGCCGTGACCGGTACCCTCGTCGAGGAGACCCTGTCGGGACGGCTCGACGCCTTCGTCGCCGCATTGCCGATCGAGGAGCCCGGCCTCGTGGCCGAACCGCTGTTCGAGGACCGGTTCTATCTCGCCGTGCCGCGCGACGATCCCGAATTCCACTCCCCGCCGGTTCCGCCCGAGAGCCCGGCGCTGGAACGGCTCATGCTGCTGGAGGAAGGCCATTGCCTGCGCGACCAGGCGCTCGCGGTCTGCCGCTCCGTCCGCCCTCTCGCGCTTTCGAGCTACGGCGCGACCAGCCTGACGACCCTGCTGCAGATGGTCTCGCACGGGCTCGGCCTGACGCTGATCCCCGAGATCGCGCTGCAGACGGTCACCGCGATGCGCGACATGAAGGTCGTGCCCTTCGCCGATCCGCAGCCCTCCCGCCGCATCTGTCTCGTCTGGCGTCGCAACGGTCCGCGACCCGAGGAATACCGCACCATCGGCCGCCTCATCGCCGATGCCCATGGCCTGGAAGCGGCCTCCGGGTGA
- a CDS encoding PQQ-dependent sugar dehydrogenase: protein MRLPLAITALLVPVSALAQSFIVTSQDGVTIEATPVAEFDEPWAMTFLPDGELLVTEKPGNLLLVTQDGTKSEVSGVPEVAYAGQGGLGDVLIGPDFGTTGHVYISYAERGDDGLQGAAVARATLSRDGSEPALENLEVIWRQEPKVSGNGHYSHRLAFSPDGAHLFVTSGERQKQTPAQDMDSALGKIIRLNPDGSVPGDNPFQDAGDLAKSFWSVGHRNMLGIAFDGDGRLWTHEMGPRGGDEINLVEPGRNYGWPVVSYGVNYSGADIPDHPTRPEFEEPEAHWTPVISPAGLVIYSGDLFADWQGDAIIGGLSAQAIVQVDLGEQSDGTMARELRRFPMNARIREVEQGPDGAIWALEDRAGGRLLRIVPAGEG, encoded by the coding sequence ATGCGTTTACCCCTCGCAATCACCGCCCTGCTCGTCCCGGTGTCGGCGCTCGCCCAGAGTTTCATCGTGACGTCGCAGGACGGCGTGACGATCGAGGCGACCCCGGTCGCCGAGTTCGACGAGCCATGGGCCATGACCTTCCTGCCGGACGGCGAACTGCTCGTCACCGAGAAGCCAGGCAATCTCCTGCTGGTCACGCAGGACGGCACGAAGTCGGAGGTTTCCGGCGTTCCCGAAGTGGCCTATGCCGGCCAGGGCGGGCTGGGAGACGTGCTGATCGGTCCCGACTTCGGCACGACCGGCCATGTCTACATCTCCTATGCGGAACGCGGCGACGACGGCCTGCAGGGTGCCGCGGTGGCGCGGGCGACGCTTTCGCGCGACGGGAGCGAACCCGCCCTTGAGAACCTCGAGGTGATCTGGCGCCAGGAGCCGAAGGTCAGCGGCAACGGTCATTACTCCCACCGCCTCGCCTTCTCGCCGGACGGCGCGCATCTGTTCGTCACCTCCGGCGAACGCCAGAAGCAGACCCCGGCGCAGGACATGGACAGCGCGCTCGGCAAGATCATCCGCCTCAACCCGGACGGCTCGGTGCCGGGCGACAATCCCTTCCAGGACGCGGGTGATCTCGCGAAGAGCTTCTGGAGCGTCGGCCACCGCAACATGCTCGGCATCGCCTTCGACGGCGACGGGCGGCTCTGGACGCACGAGATGGGACCGCGCGGCGGCGACGAGATCAATCTGGTCGAGCCGGGCCGCAACTACGGCTGGCCGGTCGTCTCCTATGGCGTGAACTATTCGGGCGCCGACATCCCCGATCACCCGACCCGGCCGGAGTTCGAGGAGCCGGAAGCGCACTGGACGCCGGTGATCTCGCCGGCCGGGCTGGTGATCTACTCGGGTGATCTGTTTGCCGACTGGCAGGGCGACGCGATCATCGGCGGGCTGTCGGCACAGGCGATCGTGCAGGTCGATCTGGGCGAGCAGAGCGACGGAACGATGGCCCGCGAACTCCGCCGCTTCCCGATGAACGCGCGCATCCGCGAGGTCGAGCAGGGTCCCGACGGCGCGATCTGGGCGCTCGAGGACCGGGCCGGCGGCCGGCTGCTCCGGATCGTCCCGGCCGGCGAAGGCTGA
- a CDS encoding MAPEG family protein, whose amino-acid sequence MEADAIFWPMIAHVALVYGVYGLMALRRKRAVETGSAKISQFRENRDEPAESLFVRNNLANQFELPVLFHACCLALFASGGVGAVVLVFAWVFVASRYVHAAIHVTTNRIRHRQPAFIAGFLSLGAMWGALAVHIA is encoded by the coding sequence ATGGAAGCCGATGCCATCTTCTGGCCGATGATCGCGCATGTGGCGCTGGTCTACGGCGTCTACGGGCTCATGGCGCTGCGCCGGAAGCGCGCCGTGGAGACCGGCAGCGCGAAGATCTCGCAGTTCCGCGAGAACCGGGACGAGCCGGCGGAGAGCCTGTTCGTCCGCAACAACCTGGCCAACCAGTTCGAGCTGCCGGTGCTGTTCCACGCCTGCTGCCTGGCGCTGTTCGCCAGCGGCGGCGTGGGTGCGGTCGTGCTCGTGTTCGCGTGGGTGTTCGTGGCGTCGCGCTATGTGCACGCGGCCATACACGTGACCACGAACCGGATCCGACACCGGCAGCCGGCCTTCATCGCCGGCTTCCTGTCGCTGGGCGCGATGTGGGGAGCGCTCGCGGTCCACATCGCCTGA
- a CDS encoding Rrf2 family transcriptional regulator — translation MKPDTRLSAMLHLLLHMAERENPVTSEELARYMHGNPAAVRRTMAGLRGAGIVRSGKGHGGGWTLGRPLSEITLADVHIALGAPGLFAIGSRTPQPSCLVEQAVNASMQETLGEAERLVHARLRSITLASIDADFRARLAQHPTAPKEHRHV, via the coding sequence ATGAAGCCCGACACGCGCCTCTCCGCCATGCTGCATCTGCTCCTCCACATGGCGGAACGGGAGAATCCGGTGACGTCGGAGGAACTCGCCCGCTACATGCACGGCAACCCCGCCGCCGTCCGCCGGACCATGGCGGGCCTGCGCGGTGCAGGCATCGTCCGGTCGGGCAAGGGTCATGGCGGCGGCTGGACGCTGGGGCGGCCGCTGTCTGAGATCACGCTGGCGGACGTGCATATCGCGCTCGGCGCGCCCGGCCTCTTCGCCATCGGCAGCCGCACGCCCCAGCCGTCCTGCCTGGTCGAACAAGCCGTCAACGCTTCCATGCAGGAGACGCTGGGCGAGGCCGAACGCCTCGTCCACGCAAGGCTTCGCTCCATCACCCTGGCATCGATCGATGCCGATTTCCGCGCCCGCCTGGCGCAGCATCCAACCGCACCGAAGGAACATCGCCATGTTTGA
- a CDS encoding NAD(P)/FAD-dependent oxidoreductase, with translation MFDVIVIGGSYAGLSAAIQVARARRRVLVVDAGRRRNRFAHTSHGFLGRDGHAPGAIAAEARGQLLAYPTVSFIAGEAVSATGGIDAFSVTLADGQHVDGRRIVLATGVEDVLPDVPGLEAQWGVGAMTCPYCHGYELNRGRIGVLATGPMSLHQAAMLPEWGQTTLFANGFFEPGDPQVADLVQRGVSIEMVPVTRIDGEPGAPVAVLSDGRRLAVDGLFVATRTRIVTPLPATLGCRMEEGPQGSFVATDPMKATSVPGIFACGDVASPMASVAIAVGHGAMAGAAVHRSLIFPPQMSQAA, from the coding sequence ATGTTTGACGTCATCGTCATCGGCGGCAGCTATGCCGGCCTCTCCGCCGCCATTCAGGTGGCCCGCGCCCGCCGCCGGGTGCTGGTCGTGGACGCGGGACGGCGCCGCAACCGCTTCGCCCACACCTCCCACGGCTTCCTCGGCCGCGACGGCCACGCGCCGGGCGCAATAGCCGCTGAGGCGCGCGGGCAGCTCCTGGCCTATCCGACGGTGAGCTTCATCGCCGGCGAAGCGGTTTCGGCGACGGGCGGCATCGACGCGTTCAGCGTGACGCTCGCCGACGGGCAGCACGTCGACGGCCGGCGCATCGTGCTCGCCACCGGCGTGGAGGATGTCCTGCCCGACGTCCCGGGCCTCGAAGCGCAATGGGGCGTCGGCGCGATGACATGCCCCTATTGCCATGGTTACGAGCTGAACCGCGGCCGGATCGGCGTGCTGGCCACCGGCCCGATGTCGCTGCACCAGGCGGCGATGCTGCCCGAATGGGGGCAGACGACGCTGTTCGCCAACGGGTTCTTCGAGCCGGGCGATCCCCAGGTCGCCGACCTCGTGCAGCGAGGGGTATCGATCGAGATGGTGCCCGTGACCCGGATCGACGGAGAACCCGGCGCGCCGGTCGCCGTGCTGTCCGATGGCCGGCGCCTTGCCGTCGATGGCCTGTTCGTCGCCACCCGGACCCGGATCGTCACGCCCCTCCCCGCGACGCTCGGCTGCAGGATGGAGGAAGGGCCGCAAGGGTCCTTCGTCGCGACCGACCCGATGAAGGCGACGTCGGTGCCGGGCATCTTCGCCTGCGGCGACGTGGCGAGCCCGATGGCGTCGGTCGCCATCGCGGTCGGTCACGGCGCGATGGCGGGCGCAGCGGTCCATCGCTCGCTGATCTTTCCGCCGCAGATGTCGCAGGCCGCGTGA
- the guaB gene encoding IMP dehydrogenase codes for MAKIIVSATGAEALTFDDVLLQPGHSDVMPGQTDVRTVIARDIELNVPILSAAMDTVTESRLAIAMAQAGGIGVIHRNLSPEQQAEEVRQVKKFESGMVVNPVTIGPDATLGDAQALMRAHGISGIPVVENGGTGGQRNGRLVGILTNRDVRFASDPSQRVSELMTKENLVTVSESVDQEEAKRLLHQRRIEKLLVVDHRGHCVGLITVKDIEKTQLNPNAAKDAQGRLRVAAATSVGDDGFERAERLIAAGVDLLVIDTAHGHSQRVLDAVARAKKLSNSVRILAGNVATGEGTQALIDAGADAVKVGIGPGSICTTRIVAGVGVPQLTAIMSAVEVAERQGISIVADGGIKYSGDLAKALAAGASAAMIGSLLAGTEESPGEVYLHQGRSFKAYRGMGSVGAMARGSADRYFQAEVRDTLKLVPEGIEGQVPYKGPVSGVLHQLAGGLKASMGYVGAPNLEQFRNKATFVRISGAGLRESHAHDVTITRESPNYPGMS; via the coding sequence ATGGCGAAAATCATCGTATCCGCGACGGGAGCCGAGGCGCTCACCTTCGACGACGTCCTCCTCCAACCCGGCCATTCCGACGTGATGCCCGGGCAGACCGACGTGCGGACGGTGATCGCCCGCGACATCGAACTCAACGTGCCGATCCTGTCGGCGGCGATGGACACGGTGACGGAATCGCGCCTGGCCATCGCCATGGCGCAGGCCGGCGGCATCGGCGTCATTCACCGCAACCTGTCGCCCGAGCAGCAGGCCGAGGAGGTCCGGCAGGTCAAGAAGTTCGAATCCGGCATGGTGGTCAATCCGGTCACGATCGGGCCGGACGCCACGCTCGGCGACGCCCAGGCGCTGATGCGGGCGCATGGCATCTCCGGCATCCCGGTGGTGGAGAACGGCGGCACGGGCGGACAGCGCAACGGCCGGCTGGTCGGCATCCTGACCAACCGCGACGTCCGCTTCGCCTCCGACCCGTCTCAGAGGGTGTCGGAACTGATGACGAAGGAGAACCTCGTCACGGTGAGCGAGAGCGTCGACCAGGAAGAGGCCAAGCGGCTGCTGCACCAGCGCCGCATCGAGAAGCTCCTGGTCGTCGATCACCGCGGCCATTGCGTCGGGCTGATCACCGTCAAGGACATCGAGAAGACGCAGCTGAACCCGAACGCCGCCAAGGACGCGCAGGGGCGGCTGCGGGTCGCCGCCGCCACCAGCGTCGGCGACGACGGCTTCGAGCGGGCCGAGCGGCTGATCGCGGCCGGCGTCGACCTGCTCGTCATCGACACCGCGCACGGCCACTCGCAGCGCGTGCTCGACGCGGTCGCCCGGGCCAAGAAACTCTCGAACTCCGTGCGCATCCTCGCCGGCAACGTCGCCACCGGCGAGGGCACGCAGGCGCTGATCGATGCGGGCGCGGATGCGGTGAAGGTCGGCATCGGTCCGGGTTCGATCTGCACCACCCGCATCGTGGCCGGCGTCGGCGTGCCGCAGCTCACCGCCATCATGTCGGCGGTCGAGGTGGCCGAGCGGCAGGGCATCAGCATCGTCGCCGACGGCGGCATCAAGTATTCGGGCGACCTCGCCAAGGCACTGGCCGCCGGTGCGAGCGCGGCGATGATCGGATCGCTGCTCGCCGGCACGGAGGAGAGCCCGGGCGAGGTCTATCTGCACCAGGGCCGGTCCTTCAAGGCCTATCGCGGCATGGGCTCGGTGGGTGCGATGGCGCGCGGCTCGGCAGATCGCTACTTCCAGGCGGAGGTCCGCGACACGCTGAAGCTGGTGCCGGAAGGCATCGAGGGTCAGGTCCCCTACAAGGGACCCGTCAGCGGCGTGCTGCACCAGCTCGCCGGCGGCCTCAAGGCGTCCATGGGCTATGTCGGGGCGCCGAACCTCGAGCAGTTCCGCAACAAGGCCACCTTCGTGCGCATCTCCGGCGCAGGCCTGCGCGAGAGCCACGCGCACGACGTGACGATCACCCGGGAGAGCCCGAACTATCCCGGGATGAGCTGA